One Bradyrhizobium zhanjiangense DNA segment encodes these proteins:
- a CDS encoding ABC transporter substrate-binding protein produces MQKLSVAIAAGLALAATSGAAQAQISDDIVKIGVLTDMSSLYADATGKGSLAAVEMAVADYGGKVAGKPVAVVAADHQNKSDVGVNIARNWYDNDKVDAIFDVPTSSVALPVSALTREKNRININSGGGSSDITGTACSPNTVHWTYDTYALSNVAGRAMVKRGEDSWFFVTADYAFGMALQRDAANVVKESGGKVLGEVRHPLNSSDFSSFLLQAQASKAKVVALANAGGDTTNALKQASEFGLTQGGQKMIALLQEITDTHSLGIKATQGLIVTDAFYWDMNEETRAFSKRFNEKVGHMPTMIQAGLYSATMHYLKAIDAIKTDEAPKVMEEMRKTPINDFFARNGKIRIDGRMVHDMYLFEVKKPEESKGEWDLYKLIATVPGDEAFRPLDKGGCPIVTGH; encoded by the coding sequence ATGCAAAAACTCAGTGTCGCGATCGCAGCTGGCCTAGCTCTGGCCGCAACATCCGGCGCCGCGCAGGCGCAGATTTCCGACGACATCGTCAAAATCGGCGTGCTCACGGACATGTCGAGCCTCTATGCGGACGCGACCGGCAAGGGCTCGCTCGCCGCCGTCGAGATGGCGGTCGCCGACTACGGCGGCAAGGTCGCGGGCAAGCCGGTCGCGGTCGTCGCCGCCGATCACCAGAACAAGTCCGATGTCGGCGTCAACATCGCCCGCAACTGGTACGACAACGACAAAGTCGACGCGATCTTCGACGTTCCGACCTCCTCGGTGGCGCTGCCGGTCTCGGCGCTGACGCGCGAGAAGAACAGAATCAACATCAATTCCGGCGGAGGCTCGTCCGACATCACCGGCACCGCCTGCTCGCCCAACACGGTGCACTGGACCTACGACACCTATGCGCTGTCGAACGTCGCCGGCAGGGCGATGGTCAAGCGCGGCGAGGACAGCTGGTTCTTCGTCACCGCCGACTACGCTTTCGGCATGGCGCTCCAGCGCGACGCCGCCAACGTGGTCAAGGAGAGCGGCGGCAAGGTGCTCGGCGAGGTTCGCCATCCGCTCAACTCGTCGGACTTCTCCTCCTTCCTGCTCCAGGCCCAGGCCTCCAAGGCTAAGGTGGTCGCGCTGGCGAATGCCGGCGGCGACACCACCAATGCGTTGAAGCAGGCTTCCGAGTTCGGCCTGACCCAGGGCGGCCAGAAGATGATCGCGCTGCTGCAGGAGATCACCGACACGCATTCGCTCGGCATCAAGGCGACGCAAGGCCTGATCGTCACCGACGCCTTCTACTGGGACATGAACGAGGAGACGCGGGCCTTTTCGAAGCGCTTCAACGAGAAGGTCGGGCATATGCCGACCATGATCCAGGCCGGCCTCTATTCGGCGACCATGCACTATCTGAAGGCGATCGACGCCATCAAGACCGACGAGGCGCCGAAGGTGATGGAAGAGATGCGCAAGACACCTATCAACGACTTCTTCGCCAGGAACGGCAAGATCCGCATCGACGGCCGCATGGTCCACGACATGTATCTGTTCGAGGTCAAGAAGCCCGAGGAATCCAAGGGCGAGTGGGACCTTTACAAGCTGATCGCCACCGTGCCCGGCGACGAGGCGTTCCGTCCGCTCGACAAGGGCGGCTGCCCGATAGTGACGGGGCATTGA
- a CDS encoding ABC transporter permease, whose translation MTATPAIGADAQTEVPLKRRLRRAERARQVKALALVLPLLLFLLFTFAGPIAGMLWRSVDDREVRQILPQTAAALADWDGKDLPDEKAFAALASDILAARASGTMAIAAKRLNYALNGFRTILTSTARNLKAVPERGTAKETLGKINPAWRERATWTTIKDASGPLTSFYLLAALDLTRNMDGAIVAAPPDQAIYRNVFTRTFVISLSVTALCLILGFPVAYLLATLPPGRSNLLMIFVLLPFWTSLLVRTCAWIVLLQSKGVVNDSLHWLGIIDEPLRLIYNRFGVCVAMTHVLLPFMILPLYSSMKAISPAYMRAAASLGAPPVTAFLRIYLPQTLPGIGAGSLLVFILALGYYITPALVGGAADQMISYFIALYTTETANWGLASALGAVLLLATLLLALLYGKLVQGQQVTGGMKN comes from the coding sequence ATGACAGCAACACCCGCGATCGGCGCAGATGCCCAGACCGAGGTGCCCCTCAAGCGCCGATTGAGACGTGCAGAGCGGGCGCGCCAGGTCAAGGCATTGGCACTGGTTCTGCCGCTTCTTTTGTTTCTGCTCTTCACCTTCGCAGGCCCGATCGCCGGCATGCTGTGGCGCTCGGTCGACGATCGGGAGGTACGCCAGATCCTGCCCCAAACCGCAGCTGCTCTCGCCGACTGGGATGGCAAGGACCTGCCGGACGAAAAGGCCTTTGCTGCGCTGGCAAGCGATATCCTGGCGGCGCGCGCCTCCGGCACCATGGCCATTGCGGCCAAGCGGCTGAACTACGCACTGAACGGCTTCCGCACCATCCTGACCAGCACGGCACGCAATCTGAAGGCGGTGCCGGAGCGAGGGACGGCCAAGGAGACGCTGGGCAAGATCAATCCGGCCTGGCGCGAACGCGCCACCTGGACGACGATCAAGGACGCCAGTGGCCCATTGACCAGCTTCTACCTGCTGGCGGCGCTCGACCTCACCCGGAACATGGACGGCGCGATCGTCGCGGCCCCGCCGGATCAGGCCATTTACCGCAACGTATTCACCCGTACCTTCGTGATCAGTCTCAGCGTCACGGCACTCTGCCTGATCCTCGGCTTCCCGGTCGCCTACCTGCTGGCGACGCTGCCGCCCGGCCGGTCGAACCTGCTGATGATCTTCGTCCTGCTGCCGTTCTGGACGTCGCTTCTGGTCCGCACCTGCGCCTGGATCGTACTGTTGCAGAGCAAGGGCGTCGTGAATGACAGCCTGCACTGGCTTGGCATCATCGACGAGCCGTTGCGCCTGATCTACAACCGCTTCGGTGTCTGCGTGGCGATGACCCACGTTCTCCTGCCGTTCATGATCCTGCCGCTCTACAGCAGCATGAAGGCGATCTCGCCAGCTTACATGCGTGCCGCAGCCTCGCTCGGTGCGCCGCCGGTCACCGCCTTCCTGCGGATCTACCTGCCGCAAACGCTGCCCGGTATCGGTGCCGGAAGCCTGCTCGTCTTCATCCTGGCGCTCGGCTACTACATCACGCCGGCACTCGTCGGCGGCGCCGCCGATCAAATGATCAGCTACTTCATCGCGCTCTACACGACCGAGACGGCCAACTGGGGCCTTGCCTCGGCGTTGGGTGCGGTGCTGCTGCTCGCCACTCTACTGCTCGCTCTCCTCTACGGAAAACTGGTGCAGGGACAGCAGGTCACGGGAGGGATGAAGAATTGA
- a CDS encoding ABC transporter ATP-binding protein, giving the protein MEAGMVTPAPALVRFSGIQKAYDGEHLVVKNLDLEIRKGEFITLLGPSGSGKTTTLMMLAGFEVPTHGEIYLGGRPIKNVPPHRRDIGMVFQNYALFPHLTIAENIAFPLSVRKINKAEAQERVRAALRMIKMEALAHRRPGQLSGGQQQRVALARALVFNPQLVLMDEPLGALDKRLREQMQLEIKQLHETMGITVVYVTHDQSEALTMSDRIAVFNDGIVQQIDKPDALYEHPVNSFVAHFIGENNVLAGTVETVDNDYCRVALAGGGAVTARAVNVSGGGASTSLSVRPERIAIVPDGTSSEGPNRLPAKVQNTIYLGDHALAVLDVAGNGEFMVKLQPGAYDSLRHGDSVFITFRPEDCLALDPV; this is encoded by the coding sequence ATGGAAGCCGGCATGGTCACACCTGCGCCGGCACTGGTGCGCTTTTCCGGCATTCAGAAGGCCTACGATGGTGAGCACCTCGTGGTGAAGAACCTCGACCTCGAAATCAGGAAGGGCGAGTTCATCACCCTGCTCGGCCCGTCGGGCTCGGGCAAGACGACCACGCTGATGATGCTGGCTGGCTTCGAGGTTCCGACCCATGGCGAGATCTACCTCGGTGGCCGGCCGATCAAGAACGTGCCGCCACATAGGCGCGACATTGGCATGGTGTTCCAGAACTATGCCTTGTTTCCGCATCTGACGATCGCCGAGAATATCGCCTTCCCGCTATCCGTTCGCAAAATCAACAAGGCGGAAGCGCAGGAGCGCGTGAGGGCGGCGTTGCGCATGATCAAGATGGAAGCCCTGGCGCACCGGCGGCCCGGGCAGCTGTCCGGCGGTCAGCAGCAGCGCGTCGCGCTGGCGCGCGCGCTGGTCTTCAACCCGCAACTCGTGCTGATGGACGAGCCCTTGGGCGCCCTGGACAAGCGCCTGCGGGAGCAGATGCAACTGGAGATCAAGCAACTGCACGAGACGATGGGCATCACCGTCGTCTACGTCACCCACGATCAGAGTGAAGCGCTCACCATGTCGGACCGCATCGCCGTGTTCAATGACGGCATCGTGCAGCAGATCGACAAACCCGACGCGCTGTATGAGCATCCGGTGAACAGCTTCGTCGCCCACTTCATCGGCGAGAACAATGTGCTGGCCGGCACCGTCGAAACGGTCGACAACGATTATTGCCGCGTCGCGCTGGCTGGTGGCGGTGCCGTGACCGCGCGGGCGGTCAACGTATCAGGCGGCGGCGCATCGACCTCCCTGTCGGTGCGGCCGGAGCGGATCGCCATTGTCCCGGATGGCACCTCCAGCGAGGGACCGAACCGCCTGCCGGCCAAGGTGCAGAACACCATCTATCTCGGCGACCACGCGCTTGCCGTGCTCGACGTCGCCGGCAACGGGGAGTTCATGGTCAAGCTTCAGCCGGGGGCATATGACAGCCTGAGACATGGCGACAGCGTGTTCATCACCTTCCGCCCCGAGGACTGCCTGGCGCTTGATCCCGTGTGA
- a CDS encoding DUF899 domain-containing protein, with the protein MMTSVENAGNNGHSAMQTPPVVSPQDWEAARLQLLVKEKAHTRARDALAAERRRMPWMAVDKTYAFEGPGGKVSLVDLFQGRRQLIVYRAFFEPGVFGWPDHACRGCSMVADQVAHVAHLNARDTTLVFASRAPQADIARLKKRMGWTMPWVTITDSFDADFGVDEWHGTNVFYRDGDRVFRTYFVKSRGDEQMGGTWNYLDITPLGRQEVWEDSPKGYPQTPTYKWWNWHDSYTEGAAPDKKWVEISDAGEKAFREEAAGERK; encoded by the coding sequence ATGATGACATCAGTTGAAAACGCAGGGAATAACGGACATTCCGCCATGCAAACACCGCCAGTGGTATCGCCGCAGGACTGGGAGGCAGCTCGTCTGCAACTGCTCGTGAAGGAAAAGGCGCATACCCGTGCCCGCGATGCCCTGGCCGCCGAGCGGCGGCGCATGCCGTGGATGGCAGTGGACAAAACCTATGCGTTCGAGGGCCCCGGCGGCAAGGTCAGTCTGGTCGACCTATTCCAGGGCCGGCGGCAATTGATCGTCTACCGGGCCTTCTTCGAGCCGGGGGTGTTCGGCTGGCCCGATCATGCCTGCCGGGGTTGCTCCATGGTCGCCGACCAGGTCGCCCATGTCGCGCACCTCAATGCCCGCGACACCACCCTCGTCTTCGCATCGCGCGCGCCGCAGGCCGATATCGCGCGGCTCAAGAAGCGGATGGGCTGGACCATGCCCTGGGTCACCATCACCGACAGCTTCGATGCCGATTTCGGCGTCGACGAATGGCACGGGACCAACGTGTTCTACCGTGACGGCGACCGTGTCTTCCGCACCTATTTCGTCAAGAGCCGGGGCGACGAGCAGATGGGCGGTACCTGGAACTATCTCGACATCACGCCGCTCGGCCGGCAGGAGGTCTGGGAGGATTCGCCGAAGGGCTATCCGCAGACGCCGACCTACAAATGGTGGAATTGGCATGACAGCTACACCGAAGGCGCGGCGCCCGACAAGAAATGGGTCGAGATCTCGGACGCCGGCGAGAAAGCATTTCGCGAGGAGGCCGCGGGAGAAAGGAAATGA
- a CDS encoding DUF4403 family protein yields the protein MGLTLNLKTILIAVVVLAASFFISLKAMDLLSPQPTNSAPPVAQLPPLPPVSKSSIVIAPVAIALSAIREQAEKASPRNFAGKADNPISQILENADIGWSAARGPMAANGDKDVLTLSTPLTGKLNVTGSLSSKATGALGDALGSVLGGDAAKRIGAVNIKNLNASAEIKGNVVVTSRPKLAANWHLEPNLGAQVNLGDTNLNVSGAKVNVPAQVKPLIDKNVGEQINAVSERIRNDPSLRENARVQWAKACRSIPLQGSSSSATLPPLWLEMKPVRAIAAQPRVDAQAVTLLLGLEAETRVTSAPTKPECPFPDKISIVPPTGTGVNIGVPIDVPFTEINKLIAAQMVGHTYPEDGSGPVDVTVKTVNVIPSGDRLLISLLVRAKEKKSWFGLGAEATVHIWGRPMLDQAQQTLRLADIQLAVESEAAFGLLGAAARAVVPHMQQALLQKATLDLKPIAANAREKIAAAIADYQKSEDGLKVEAKIDSLTLADIAFDSKTLRVVAEAGGSLNVYVTKLSGM from the coding sequence ATGGGACTGACGCTGAACTTGAAGACTATCCTGATCGCCGTCGTGGTGCTCGCGGCGTCGTTCTTCATCAGCCTGAAGGCGATGGATTTGCTGTCGCCGCAGCCGACCAATTCGGCGCCGCCGGTCGCGCAACTGCCGCCGCTGCCGCCGGTCTCGAAGAGCTCGATCGTGATCGCGCCGGTCGCGATCGCGCTGTCGGCGATCCGCGAGCAGGCGGAGAAGGCCTCGCCGCGCAATTTCGCAGGGAAGGCCGACAACCCGATCTCGCAGATCCTGGAGAACGCCGACATCGGCTGGTCCGCAGCCCGCGGTCCGATGGCGGCGAACGGCGACAAGGACGTGCTGACGCTGTCGACGCCGCTCACCGGCAAGCTCAACGTGACGGGCTCGCTGTCCTCGAAAGCCACAGGCGCCCTTGGCGACGCACTCGGCAGCGTGCTCGGCGGTGATGCGGCGAAACGGATCGGCGCCGTCAACATCAAGAACCTGAATGCCAGCGCCGAGATCAAGGGCAACGTCGTCGTCACCTCGCGGCCGAAGCTCGCGGCGAACTGGCATCTCGAGCCCAATCTCGGCGCTCAGGTCAATCTCGGCGATACCAACCTCAACGTCTCCGGCGCCAAGGTCAACGTGCCGGCGCAGGTGAAGCCGCTGATCGACAAGAATGTCGGCGAGCAGATCAACGCCGTCTCCGAACGCATCCGCAACGATCCTTCGCTGCGGGAGAACGCCAGGGTGCAATGGGCCAAGGCGTGCCGCTCGATCCCTCTGCAAGGCTCGAGTTCATCGGCCACACTGCCGCCGCTCTGGCTCGAGATGAAGCCGGTGCGTGCGATCGCGGCGCAACCGCGGGTCGATGCGCAAGCGGTGACGCTGCTCCTCGGCCTCGAGGCCGAGACACGCGTGACCTCGGCCCCGACCAAGCCGGAGTGTCCGTTTCCCGACAAGATCTCGATCGTGCCGCCGACCGGCACCGGCGTGAACATCGGCGTGCCGATTGACGTGCCCTTCACCGAGATCAACAAGCTGATCGCGGCGCAGATGGTCGGCCATACCTATCCCGAGGACGGCTCCGGTCCGGTCGACGTCACCGTCAAGACCGTCAACGTGATACCCTCGGGTGACCGCCTGCTGATCTCGCTGCTGGTGCGCGCCAAGGAGAAGAAAAGCTGGTTCGGCCTCGGCGCCGAGGCGACCGTGCACATCTGGGGCCGGCCGATGCTCGACCAGGCGCAGCAGACGCTGCGGCTCGCCGACATCCAGCTTGCTGTGGAATCCGAGGCCGCGTTCGGCCTGTTAGGCGCAGCGGCGCGCGCCGTGGTGCCGCACATGCAGCAGGCCCTGCTGCAGAAGGCAACGCTCGACCTGAAGCCGATCGCCGCCAATGCCCGCGAGAAGATTGCCGCCGCGATCGCCGACTACCAGAAGAGCGAGGACGGCCTCAAGGTCGAAGCCAAGATCGACAGCCTGACGCTTGCCGACATCGCCTTCGATTCCAAGACCCTGCGCGTGGTCGCCGAAGCCGGCGGCTCGCTGAACGTCTATGTGACGAAGCTGTCGGGGATGTAG
- a CDS encoding PRC-barrel domain-containing protein — MMKTIVAGLAGTALLATVAFAQAPTATTDKAPTAATATTTSASDQWRVSKMSGVKVYNEANENIGSINDLLMDKNGNIKIAVIGVGGFLGMGEHLVAVPYEKLKFTNEAIAYSAPATSPPGRPASTTTTGAATGTDKTATTSSASKWYPDHAVFNASKDELKNMPEFKYSE; from the coding sequence ATGATGAAGACGATTGTTGCCGGCCTCGCCGGCACAGCACTGCTTGCGACCGTGGCGTTCGCGCAAGCGCCGACCGCCACCACCGACAAGGCGCCGACCGCGGCCACCGCCACGACGACGAGCGCGTCCGACCAGTGGCGCGTGTCGAAAATGTCGGGCGTCAAGGTCTATAACGAGGCCAACGAGAACATCGGCTCGATCAACGACCTCTTGATGGACAAGAACGGTAACATCAAGATCGCCGTGATCGGCGTCGGCGGCTTCCTCGGCATGGGCGAGCATCTGGTCGCGGTGCCCTACGAGAAGCTGAAGTTCACCAACGAGGCCATCGCCTACAGCGCCCCAGCCACCAGCCCGCCCGGCCGGCCGGCCTCGACCACGACGACTGGCGCAGCGACCGGAACCGACAAGACCGCGACGACCTCGTCCGCGTCGAAATGGTATCCGGATCATGCCGTGTTCAACGCCAGCAAGGACGAGCTGAAGAACATGCCCGAGTTCAAGTACTCGGAGTAA
- a CDS encoding helix-turn-helix domain-containing protein — protein sequence MESLITAAARALEAGDPLGALNRVALRNDAPSLALRGIAMAQLGDLAKAKTLLRSAARAFGPREAVARARCIVAEAEIALVSRDLNWPVKTLAAARATLAKHGDLGNAAHAGHIEARRLLLVGRLDEAERTLAELGASPLPPASLVIRELVVAGIAIRRLKTKDARAALDRAADAARLAGIPALTAEVESAKLVLDTPAARLIERGKEHPLLLGQIEALAASQALVVDTFHHTIRKGGIVVSLGTRPVLFALARPLAQAWPADVSREALMTAAFQAKHVDESHRARLRVEIGRLRAKLKPLADVSATKHGFALTPRKTRQVLVLARPVEEKHAAVLAFLSDGEPWSSSALALALGTSARTVQRALEELARSHKVQSFGHGRARRWMTPPVPGFPTGLLLPTPLLKT from the coding sequence ATGGAGTCGCTGATCACGGCCGCGGCGCGCGCGCTCGAAGCGGGCGATCCGCTCGGTGCGCTGAACCGCGTTGCGCTGCGTAATGATGCACCGTCGCTGGCGCTGCGCGGCATCGCGATGGCGCAGCTCGGCGATCTCGCCAAGGCCAAGACGCTGCTGCGGAGCGCCGCACGTGCTTTCGGTCCGAGAGAGGCGGTGGCGCGCGCAAGGTGCATCGTGGCCGAGGCCGAGATCGCGCTCGTCTCGCGCGACCTGAATTGGCCGGTGAAAACGCTCGCGGCCGCGCGGGCGACACTCGCAAAGCATGGCGATCTCGGCAATGCCGCCCATGCCGGTCACATCGAGGCCCGTCGCCTTCTTCTGGTCGGGCGCCTCGACGAGGCCGAGCGCACGCTGGCGGAGCTCGGCGCATCACCACTCCCGCCTGCATCTCTGGTCATCCGCGAACTCGTGGTCGCCGGCATCGCAATCAGGCGGCTCAAGACCAAGGATGCGCGCGCGGCACTCGACCGCGCTGCCGACGCGGCGCGATTAGCCGGGATTCCAGCGCTCACGGCCGAAGTCGAAAGTGCGAAGCTCGTGCTCGATACGCCCGCGGCGCGCCTGATCGAGCGCGGCAAGGAGCATCCGCTGTTGCTTGGACAGATCGAAGCGCTGGCGGCATCCCAAGCGCTCGTCGTGGACACGTTCCATCACACCATTCGCAAGGGAGGGATCGTCGTGTCACTCGGGACCCGGCCGGTGCTGTTCGCGCTCGCCCGCCCCCTGGCACAGGCGTGGCCCGCGGACGTGTCCCGAGAGGCACTGATGACCGCGGCATTTCAGGCGAAGCACGTCGATGAATCGCATCGTGCCCGGCTGCGGGTCGAGATCGGGCGGCTCCGCGCGAAGCTCAAGCCTCTTGCCGATGTGAGCGCGACCAAGCACGGCTTTGCACTGACACCGCGCAAGACGCGACAGGTTCTTGTGCTGGCGCGGCCGGTCGAGGAGAAGCACGCCGCGGTGCTCGCCTTCCTTTCCGACGGCGAACCCTGGTCGAGCTCGGCGCTCGCGCTGGCGCTTGGAACGAGCGCGCGCACCGTGCAGCGCGCACTCGAAGAGCTCGCGCGATCGCACAAGGTGCAATCCTTCGGACACGGAAGGGCGCGGCGCTGGATGACCCCGCCCGTCCCGGGTTTCCCGACAGGCTTGTTACTCCCCACGCCGCTCCTGAAGACGTAA
- a CDS encoding glutaminyl-peptide cyclotransferase, whose translation MKRSAAEIIKEYGPFAGVEAVHGVTYDGTHVWFASGDKLNAVDPADGKIARSIDVAAHAGTAFDGRHLFQIAEDRIQKIDAATGKVLSTIPSPGAGGDSGLAWAEGSLWVGQYRERKIHQVDPETGKVLRTIESKRFVTGVTWVDGELWHGTWENEESDVRRIDPDTGKVLEQLDLPAGTMVSGLESDGGERFFCGGGGRGNVRAVRRPRRS comes from the coding sequence ATGAAGCGTTCAGCCGCCGAGATCATCAAGGAGTATGGGCCTTTCGCGGGCGTCGAAGCCGTGCATGGCGTCACCTATGACGGCACGCATGTCTGGTTCGCATCCGGCGACAAGCTGAACGCGGTCGATCCGGCCGACGGCAAGATCGCGCGCTCCATCGATGTCGCTGCGCATGCGGGCACGGCGTTCGACGGCCGGCATCTGTTCCAGATCGCCGAGGATCGCATCCAGAAGATCGACGCCGCCACCGGCAAGGTGCTCAGCACGATCCCTTCACCGGGCGCTGGCGGCGATTCCGGATTGGCCTGGGCCGAAGGCTCGCTCTGGGTCGGGCAATATCGCGAGCGCAAGATCCATCAGGTCGATCCCGAAACAGGCAAGGTCCTCCGCACCATCGAGAGCAAGCGCTTCGTCACCGGCGTGACCTGGGTCGATGGCGAGCTCTGGCATGGCACCTGGGAGAACGAAGAGAGCGACGTGCGGCGGATCGACCCAGATACGGGCAAGGTGCTCGAGCAGCTCGACCTGCCCGCCGGGACGATGGTTTCGGGTTTGGAGTCCGATGGCGGCGAACGCTTCTTCTGCGGCGGCGGTGGTCGCGGCAATGTGAGAGCGGTCCGCCGTCCCCGGCGCAGCTAG
- a CDS encoding ABC transporter permease, with product MSDDRSLRTPSQRAAWTATIVISTLVFIFLIAPILAIMPLSFSSGSYLTYPLPGLSLRWYDDFINSPRWMNSLKNSMIIGVASTLLSMVLGTLAALGLAQWKSRFKPLVLAFVLSPVVVPGVITAVGLYFFFAPIGLTGSYLGLILAHTALATPFVVITVGATLQSFDTNLARAAASLGASPLYAFRRVILPLILPGLASGALFAFATSFDEVVIVLFMAGPEQRTLPREMFAGIRENISPTITAAAVMLTTVSIILLATMEGLRRRNERLKGSTA from the coding sequence TTGAGCGATGATCGTTCCCTCCGCACGCCCAGCCAGCGTGCCGCGTGGACTGCAACCATCGTCATCTCCACGCTGGTGTTCATCTTCCTGATCGCGCCAATCCTGGCGATCATGCCGCTGTCCTTCAGCTCCGGCTCGTACTTGACCTATCCGCTGCCCGGCCTCTCCTTGCGCTGGTACGATGATTTCATCAATTCGCCGCGCTGGATGAATTCGCTGAAGAACAGCATGATCATAGGCGTCGCCTCGACCCTGCTGTCCATGGTGCTCGGCACATTGGCCGCGCTGGGGCTGGCGCAGTGGAAGAGCCGGTTCAAACCGCTCGTGCTGGCCTTCGTGCTGTCGCCGGTCGTCGTGCCCGGCGTCATCACCGCGGTCGGTCTGTATTTCTTCTTCGCCCCGATCGGACTGACCGGCAGCTATCTCGGCTTGATCCTGGCCCACACCGCGCTGGCGACGCCCTTTGTGGTGATCACGGTCGGCGCGACGCTGCAAAGCTTCGACACCAATCTGGCGCGCGCCGCCGCCTCACTCGGCGCCTCGCCACTCTACGCGTTTCGCCGCGTGATCCTGCCGCTGATCCTGCCCGGCCTCGCGTCGGGTGCGCTGTTCGCCTTCGCGACCAGCTTCGATGAGGTGGTGATCGTGCTGTTCATGGCAGGTCCCGAGCAGCGCACCCTGCCGCGCGAGATGTTCGCCGGCATCCGCGAGAACATCAGCCCGACGATCACGGCCGCGGCGGTGATGCTGACGACGGTATCGATCATCCTGCTTGCAACCATGGAAGGCTTGCGCCGACGGAACGAACGGCTCAAGGGCAGCACCGCCTAG
- a CDS encoding ABC transporter substrate-binding protein, with product MLKRNIGKIALGFAAAFTASAALATVAQARDLTVVSWGGAYQDAQKKVYFEPFKKAAGVPMNDESWDGGVGVLRAKVQGGAATWDVVQVESDELAVGCEEGLFEKMDYSKIGGEAAYIPPSVNPCGVGAILYDFVLGYDKDKLKQAPGGWADFFDTKKIPGKRGLRQGPKTTLEIALMADGVAPKDVYKVLATDEGIDRAFKKLDTIKGDIVWWKAGAQPPQLLASGEVAMTSVYNGRIDTANKNEKKNFGMVWDGALFTLDSWVILKGSPNKDAAYKFLDFVGKAENQSKLSENIAYGTSNKDAAARLQPAVLKDLPTAPDNIKNAVEINVGFWLENIDRLTERFNKWAAK from the coding sequence ATGCTGAAGCGCAACATTGGCAAGATTGCTCTGGGTTTCGCCGCGGCGTTCACCGCCAGCGCTGCGCTGGCCACGGTCGCGCAGGCGCGTGACCTCACCGTCGTGTCGTGGGGCGGGGCGTATCAGGATGCCCAGAAGAAGGTCTATTTCGAGCCGTTCAAGAAGGCGGCCGGAGTTCCGATGAACGACGAGTCCTGGGACGGCGGCGTCGGGGTGCTGCGCGCCAAGGTGCAGGGTGGCGCCGCAACCTGGGACGTCGTCCAGGTCGAGAGCGACGAACTCGCGGTCGGCTGCGAGGAGGGCCTGTTCGAGAAGATGGACTATTCCAAAATCGGCGGCGAGGCCGCCTATATCCCGCCGTCAGTCAATCCCTGCGGTGTCGGCGCCATCCTCTACGATTTCGTTCTCGGCTACGACAAGGACAAGCTGAAGCAGGCCCCGGGCGGCTGGGCCGACTTCTTCGACACCAAGAAGATTCCGGGCAAGCGCGGCCTGCGTCAGGGCCCGAAGACCACGCTGGAGATCGCTCTCATGGCTGACGGCGTCGCACCGAAGGACGTCTACAAAGTGCTAGCGACCGACGAGGGCATCGATCGCGCCTTCAAGAAGCTGGACACCATCAAGGGCGACATCGTCTGGTGGAAGGCCGGCGCCCAGCCGCCGCAATTGCTCGCTTCCGGCGAGGTGGCGATGACCTCGGTCTACAACGGCCGCATCGACACCGCGAACAAGAACGAGAAGAAGAACTTTGGCATGGTGTGGGATGGAGCGCTGTTCACCCTCGACAGTTGGGTCATCCTGAAGGGGAGCCCGAACAAGGACGCGGCCTACAAGTTCCTGGACTTCGTCGGCAAGGCGGAGAACCAGTCCAAGCTATCGGAGAACATCGCTTATGGCACCTCGAACAAGGACGCAGCCGCCCGGCTGCAGCCCGCCGTTCTGAAGGACCTGCCGACAGCACCTGATAACATCAAGAACGCGGTCGAGATCAACGTTGGCTTCTGGCTCGAGAACATCGACCGCTTGACCGAGCGCTTCAACAAATGGGCAGCAAAATAG